The genomic window tttcatgcAACACAAGATGTGAGTgtgtaaataacaaaaattgatCAGTAATTAGTTTGCATCCCACATTTTAGAATGTGAaccttataaaatataatatttttgtatatttttcgCTTCATTCTCCTCTATTTTATAAAGTTCGCATTTTAAAATGTCTGAGTTCGCAGATTCACATTTTAGAATGCGAACTGAACTCACATTCTAGGATACGAACTTGGTTCTCTATAACTCGGATTTTCATGCCCTTTATGCTTAcacttgtaacaaaaaaaatatggaatactcaaattgcaatttttttttctaaacatATTTTTGTGTTACGAAACacaaaaatagtaaaaattgaaaagggtaaaatataattttttttaaaattttttaactaTGGGGTAAGCAACCAACCAAATGGGAGTATACATAAAAACTTtgtcaagaattttttttgacaccaTACCACTTTCTCGTAGCccttctaattttttatttcattccgCTATTTAAATAATGGATgtgtaaaatattaaaattttcatattagaatgatgttttcttttaattttctaatttttataacatttgtcACTTAAATAGCAAAtaaagatatttttaataattttatttcgtcaaaaaaaataattataggacacttttttttttttgaaacaaaattttatagGACACTTTGAAAATTGGTATAAAAGAAATTCTGAACTTTGGCTCCTCTATTACGATGGGCCTTAACTCAATGAACAGCCCAATACACATAACAAACATATATTTTCTCCGAACTCTTTCCCTCGTTTCGCCTCAAAtctcaaaaccctaatttctcaTCGTCTTCATCTTCCTCTTCCTTCACCACCaccgcacacacacacacaacatgGGTCGTGTGAGAACCAAAACCGTGAAGAAATCTTCACGTCAAGTGATCGAACGTTACTACTCAAGAATGACCTTAGATttccacacaaacaaaaaaatcctGGAAGAAGTTGCACTCATTCCATCGAAGAGACTCCGCAACAAAATTGCTGGGTTTTCAACTCATCTCATGAAGCGAATTCAAAAAGGACCTGTCCGTGGAATTTCATTGAAGTTACAAGAAGAGGAGCGTGAACGTCGCATGGACTTCGTTCCTGATGTTTCTGCCATCAGGACCGACCATATTGCAGTTGATAAGGAAACACTTGACATGCTTTCTGCTCTTGGAATGGCGGAGATTCCCGGTGTCGTGCAAGTCGATCCTGTCCCTGTTAATGTTCAGCAGATTCCATTTGGCCGTGGAGCTGGTGGTGCTGCTGGTGCTGGAAGAAGGTTTTGAGATTCAGATTGAGgtttaatgtttgttttttagagTAATTTTGGATTGTATGTTTTCTTTATGAATATTATGTTACTGTGTTTTGGTTTTTCAAAACTAGTTAAGTTCTTGTTATGGAATTTATCTTTGTTTATtttggatgattttttttaattccaaTTATATTGTTGGATTaagttttatgattttatcatattattatttgctGGATTAAGTTAGTTTTATGAAAATTAGGACGAAAAGAATTTAACCTAAAAAATACTTAACTAGACAACTTCCAAGAAAATTTATCTTGGTTCGGTGAGAATCACCTAAACACTGATGCAAGAATGTTACTTTCTtctcaaacaaaacaaagcaaaaaaaaaaccagtgtTTAGTTCCAGCTATATTAATAACTAAATGTGGTCGTATCCGCTGATGGTGAGACAAATAGCCTTAACTGCCGGCGTTTTTGTTGTCTGTGCTTTGTTGATGGGTGCCGGAGCTTATCTCTCGTACGTCAACGCAGTGAAGCAATGaggaattatttttaaaatatgttaattttaaCTTGCAGGTTCAGAGTTTTCTGTTTTCGTTTTGACAAAACAAACAGGGCCATAGTTGTACTAAATTGGTAACAGGGGAAACTATCAACCAACTAAACAAAacatatcaaacaaatataggaTGATTGCAGTTCCATCTTTGTAGTAAAACTGCATAGTTTCTTAAAATCTATAACTTTTTGAGGCATTATTATCTCTTTCATTGTGATTGCTTAGTTTTGGACTCCCCCTAGGGGGGTTGGCATGGCCTTAGTTACCGAAACGTGGAGGATTTTAATATtcctataaataatattttgggATTCAGTACAATAGTTGATGACATCAACACAAAATGAATGTTTCAATTGTTCTCTTATTAAAGATTTCATATTATATGTTCCCTAGAGCCAACCTGATTATTGAGCCTAATACCAATAGCACCTCTGGGGAAGAACATAGGAAATTAATTAGGCTACATCATTGTCTGAGTTGAAATATAAAGTTTATACTGATCAATTTAAAGATTAATTAAAGTCCTTTGTTACTTGCTGCTGTATATTATCATTACATGCAATTCTTGTCAATAAAATTTGCTGCTGTAAACCCATGGCTTGACTTTAACA from Trifolium pratense cultivar HEN17-A07 linkage group LG1, ARS_RC_1.1, whole genome shotgun sequence includes these protein-coding regions:
- the LOC123903272 gene encoding 40S ribosomal protein S17-like, with translation MGRVRTKTVKKSSRQVIERYYSRMTLDFHTNKKILEEVALIPSKRLRNKIAGFSTHLMKRIQKGPVRGISLKLQEEERERRMDFVPDVSAIRTDHIAVDKETLDMLSALGMAEIPGVVQVDPVPVNVQQIPFGRGAGGAAGAGRRF